Proteins from a single region of Penaeus monodon isolate SGIC_2016 chromosome 29, NSTDA_Pmon_1, whole genome shotgun sequence:
- the LOC119591882 gene encoding copine-8-like: MAGTFITPTSLVEITVSCRNLRDTDVFSKSDPVCIVYHQPFGSTQWVELKRTECIQNSLNPDFATKIPITYRFEEQQRLKFSLLDIDSNSPTIVNHDFLGDYECSLAELVSCMKVQKPLKNKEYSGDNGTIILTTEELSSCKEELFVQFVGRRLENKSWFSSISPFLEFSKANEDGTFTLVHRTEHAHSTVDPMWKDFSVPLRTFCSGDYDRSIKVECKAYKSGGNHKSIGVFHTTVRKLTEGPGQANTYWVVNEEKKKRKGSSYKNSGEIVLNKCQIRQVFSFVDYIKGGMEINAFIGIDFTASNGNPQTPQSLHFVNPGAPNQYAQAIQSVGQIIEDYDTDKHFPVLGFGARMPPDYTQVSHEFFVNGDPSNPYCFRVQGVIEAYYGSLSRVQLYGPTNFAPIINHVARFAASNKAGDKYFVLLILTDGIISDMQQTKEAIVNASSLPLSIIIVGVGGAEFDSMEELDGDVVRLSSNGRYASRDIVQFVSFRDFLKGRGDQHSAGLMLAREVLAEVPDQVLSYMKANNIQPQPPRVQDVNLPPTHYLNLDM; this comes from the exons ATGGCTGGGACATTCATCACCCCAACTTCGCTTGTTGAAATAACTGTTTCCTGCAG GAACCTTCGTGACACTGATGTGTTTTCCAAATCAGATCCAGTTTGCATTGTTTACCATCAGCCATTTGGGTCAACACAGTGGGTAGAACTAAAGCGAACAGAATGCATTCAAAACTCTCTGAATCCTGACTTTGCCACAAAAATACCCATTACTTACCGCTTTGAGGAGCAACAGAGATTAAAGTTTTCTCTCCTGGACATAGATTCAAATTCCCCAACTATTGTGAATCATGATTTTCTTGGGGACTATGAGTGTTCCTTGGCAGAGTTAGTGAGCTGCATGAAGGTGCAAAAACCTCTGAAGAATAAAGAATACAGCGGGGATAATGGAACAATTATCCTCACCACAGAGGAGCTGAGTTCCTGCAAGGAGGAGCTCTTTGTGCAGTTTGTCGGCAGAAGGCTTGAAAACAAGAGCTGGTTCAGTTCCATCAGCCCATTCTTGGAGTTCTCAAAGGCCAATGAAGATGGGACGTTTACCTTGGTCCATAGGACAGAACATGCTCACAGTACAGTGGATCCAATGTGGAAGGACTTTTCTGTCCCTCTGCGCACCTTCTGCAGTGGTGATTATGACCGCAGCATCAAGGTTGAATGCAAGGCTTACAAGTCTGGAGGCAATCACAAGTCCATTGGCGTCTTTCACACAACAGTGCGAAAGCTGACCGAGGGTCCTGGTCAAGCTAATACGTATTGGGTTGTGAACGaagaaaagaag aagaggaagggaagtagcTACAAAAACTCAGGGGAAATAGTACTCAACAAATGTCAGATTCGCCAAGTGTTCTCCTTTGTTGATTACATCAAAGGTGGAATGGAAATTAATGCTTTTATTGGAATTGACTTCACAG CATCAAATGGTAACCCACAGACGCCTCAGTCATTGCATTTTGTTAACCCTGGGGCCCCTAACCAGTACGCGCAGGCTATACAGTCTGTTGGCCAGATCATTGAAGACTATGACACAGATAAGCATTTCCCTGTCCTTGGCTTTGGAGCGAGGATGCCGCCCGACTATACCCAAGTGTCTCACGAGTTCTTTGTCAATGGCGATCCTTCGAATCCTTACTGTTTCAGAGTACAAG GAGTTATTGAAGCTTATTATGGAAGCCTGAGTCGTGTGCAGCTCTACGGGCCAACAAACTTTGCCCCAATCATCAATCACGTTGCACGTTTTGCTGCTTCAAACAAAGCAGGCGATAAGTACTTTGTCCTCCTGATACTGACAGATGGAATTATCTCTGACATGCAACAGACCAAAGAG gCAATTGTAAATGCTTCCTCCTTACCCCTGTCAATCATCATTGTGGGTGTCGGGGGTGCAGAGTTTGACTCAATGGAAGAACTTGATGGGGATGTTGTCCGCTTGAGCAGTAATGGACGTTATGCTTCGAGAGACATAGTCCAGTTTGTGTCATTCAGGGACTTcttgaaaggaagaggagatcaACATTCTGCAGGACTCATGCTCGCCCGGGAGGTTTTGGCGGAGGTTCCTGACCAGGTCCTCTCCTACATGAAGGCCAATAATATTCAGCCTCAACCTCCGAGGGTTCAGGATGTCAATCTGCCCCCGACG CACTACTTAAATCTAGATATGTGA
- the LOC119591883 gene encoding cytochrome b5-related protein-like (The sequence of the model RefSeq protein was modified relative to this genomic sequence to represent the inferred CDS: added 8 bases not found in genome assembly): protein MPPRRDDVIPENEAGKDVNSNSFPGFKRYPTNRDHPLKSALKWIKGKRDDDAVGPYWRIHDGLYDLTEFAERHPGGKVWIESTKGTDITEAFESAHLGTQAQALLPKYFVKHVEEPRNSPYTFHEDGFYKTFKRKVRPVLKEVGTGPDWAMVLIQDGLASATALSVFAACLLNSTAFAVLGGIFLAMTSMCAHNFFHQRDNWRMFLFDLTFLSSYDWRITHGLSHHIYTNTFYDFEVSILEPFWEFLPKPEKNFLQRYGSCAYEYLLIPVAMYMEALKRICLVLSGEAPLRPENLLPLLELVAMCLAAPSFGAALRLWLVLHAACSSWFTGVGLVVAHHHPEIYHEGDAMREDRDWGLCQLDAVRDRVEVTGNLFLVATVFGDHSLHHLLPTVDHSKLKYVYPVFLETCKEFNMPFSLKSQWEMVCGKYLQLANNKPNKCSPSYKSKTS from the exons ATGCCACCCCGTCGAGATGACGTCATCCCCGAAAACGAGGCAGGAAAAGACGTGAATTCAAACTCGTTTCCGGGATTCAAGCGTTACCCGACGAACAGGGATCACCCACTTAAATCGGCCCTGAAATGGATTAAGGGGAAACGAGATGACGACGCCGTAGGCCCTTACTGGAGAATACACGACGGGCTCTACGATCTGACGGAGTTCGCCGAGAGACATCCGGgag GCAAAGTCTGGATCGAATCGACCAAAGGCACAGACATCACAGAGGCCTTCGAGAGCGCGCACCTCGGGACTCAAGCACAAGCACTGTTGCCCAAGTACTTTGTCAAGCATGTGGAAGAACCCAGGAATTCTCCTTATACATTTCATGAAGACGGCTTTTACAAGACGTTTAAAAGAAAG GTCCGCCCTGTCCTAAAGGAGGTTGGAACTGGGCCAGATTGGGCAATGGTCCTGATCCAAGACGGTTTAGCGAGTGCCACGGCTTTATCGGTCTTCGCAGCATGTCTCTTGAATTCCACCGCATTTGCTGTTCTTGGCG GTATATTTCTTGCCATGACGTCCATGTGCGCCCACAACTTCTTCCACCAGCGAGACAACTGGCGGATGTTTCTCTTCGACCtgaccttcctctcctcctacgaCTGGAGGATAACCCACGGGCTTTCGCACCACATCTACACCAACACCTTCTACGACTTCGAAGTGTCCATCCTCGAGCCCTTCTGGGAGTTCCTGCCCAAACCCGAGAAGAACTTCCTTCAGCGGTACGGAAGTTGCGCTTACGAGTACCTGCTGATCCCGGTGGCGATGTACATGGAGGCCCTGAAGAGGATTTGTCTTGTCCTGTCGGGGGAAGCGCCGCTCAGACCTGAAAATCTCCTGCCTCTTCTGGAGTTGGTTGCGATGTGTCTGGCGGCGCCCTCGTTCGGGGCGGCGCTCAG GTTGTGGCTCGTGTTGCACGCTGCTTGCAGCTCGTGGTTCACAGGAGTCGGCCTCGTTGTGGCTCATCATCACCCAGAAATTTACCATGAGGGGGACGCCATGAGGGAGGACCGCGATTGGGGCCTCTGCCAGTTAGACGCAGTTCGAGACAG GGTCGAAGTAACAGGAAATCTGTTTTTAGTTGCAACCGTCTTTGGCGACCACAGTCTGCACCATCTTCTGCCAACCGTAGACCATTCTAAGCTGAAATATGTTTACCCCGTTTTCTTGGAAACCTGCAAGGAATTCAACATGCCGTTTTCCCTCAAGAGCCAGTGGGAAATGGTGTGCGGAAAATACCTTCAGCTTGCGAACAACAAACCCAATAAATGTTCTCCGAGTTATAAGAGCAAAA